Within the Streptomyces sp. NBC_00554 genome, the region CCCTTCACCAACGAGCTGCTGGTGGGGCGGGTACTGAAGGAGCGGCGCCGCGAGGCCTTCGTGTCGACCAAGGTCGGCCTGCTGGTGGGTGAGCAGCACATCGTGGCCAACGGCCGCCCCGGCTATGTGAAGCGGGCGTGCGACGCTTCGCTGCGCCGACTGCAGACGGACGTGATCGACCTCTACCAGTTGCACCGCGTGGACCCGGAGGTTCCCGTCGAGGAGACCTGGGGTGCGATGGCGGAGCTGGTGACGGCCGGCAAGGTGCGCTCGCTCGGGCTGTGCGCGGTGGGCGCCCGCTCCGCCCGCCGCTCGGGGGCACGGCTGCACGACGGAACGATCCGCCAGCTGGAGCGGGTGCAGCAGGTCTTCCCCGTGAGCGCCGTGGAGGCCGAGCTGTCGGTGTGGTCCACGGAGGCGCTGGACGCGCTGCTGCCCTGGTGTGCGGCGCGCGGGGTGGGCTTCCTGGCGGCGATGCCCCTCGGCAACGGCTTCCTGACCGGCACGCTGACCCCGGGCGAGGGCTTTGAGCCCGACGACGTACGCGCCCGGCATCCCCGTTTCACCGCCGAGATGATGGCCTCGAACCAGCCGATCGTCGTCGGCCTGCGCCGCGTCGCCCGGCGGCACGGGTCCGACGAGAACGCTGTCACCCCGGCGCAGGTGGCGCTGGCGTGGGTGCTGGCGCAGGGGCGGCACGTGGTGCCGGTGCCGGGGGCCAAGCAGGAGCGGTGGGTCGCGGAGAACGCGGGGGCGGCGGGGCTGGAGCTGTCGGCGGAGGATCTGGCGGAGGTGGCGGGACTGCCGGGGGCGCAGGGATCCTGGGAGTAGGGCGCGTTCGCGGGGTACGTGCCGTGAGCAGGAGTATGTGCCGTGAGTAGGTGCCCGGGAGCACGGGGCTGGATATACGTCTCCGTGATCGGGAACTCGTGGGACGCGAGCGGTGTATGAACAGTAGGACCGCCGCGTCGAAGGGACCCCATGATCGTGCAACGACGAGTGGTGACGGCCGTGTTGGCCGCGGCCGCGCTTCTGGTGACGGCCGGC harbors:
- a CDS encoding aldo/keto reductase, coding for MERRTIGAAALEVGAVGLGCMPMNWAYTGSRQRGEESLRAVHAALDRGTTLLDTADMYGPFTNELLVGRVLKERRREAFVSTKVGLLVGEQHIVANGRPGYVKRACDASLRRLQTDVIDLYQLHRVDPEVPVEETWGAMAELVTAGKVRSLGLCAVGARSARRSGARLHDGTIRQLERVQQVFPVSAVEAELSVWSTEALDALLPWCAARGVGFLAAMPLGNGFLTGTLTPGEGFEPDDVRARHPRFTAEMMASNQPIVVGLRRVARRHGSDENAVTPAQVALAWVLAQGRHVVPVPGAKQERWVAENAGAAGLELSAEDLAEVAGLPGAQGSWE